Proteins from one Patescibacteria group bacterium genomic window:
- a CDS encoding septum formation initiator family protein — translation MIRQNNSSFFRILSSKLFFFIFFVVVVFMSINVYSSMKQRMQVNKEIENLKSEINNLKKENTELDSLVKYFNSDEYIETSSREKLGYKKPGEKIVVFTQESDIKKEEAKINKESKSNIRLWWDYFFNIKTNEENT, via the coding sequence ATGATAAGGCAAAATAATTCATCATTTTTTAGAATTTTATCTTCTAAGCTTTTTTTCTTTATATTTTTTGTTGTTGTAGTTTTTATGTCTATAAATGTTTACTCTTCTATGAAACAAAGAATGCAGGTAAATAAAGAAATAGAAAATTTAAAATCAGAAATAAATAATTTGAAAAAAGAAAACACAGAGCTTGATAGTTTGGTGAAGTATTTTAATAGTGATGAATATATAGAAACTTCTTCGAGGGAAAAGTTGGGTTATAAAAAACCAGGCGAAAAAATAGTTGTATTTACTCAAGAATCAGATATAAAAAAAGAAGAGGCAAAAATTAACAAAGAGAGCAAATCTAATATAAGATTGTGGTGGGATTATTTTTTTAATATAAAAACAAATGAAGAAAACACATAA
- the lepA gene encoding translation elongation factor 4: MNNLRNFCIIAHIDHGKSTLADRFIELTHTVSDREMKDQLLDSMDLERERGITIKLQPIRMKYKDYILNLIDTPGHMDFGYEVSRSIACVEGAILVVDATQGIQAQTLVNLRFAQDQNLKIIPVINKIDLPTADIERAEEEIMNLIVCEREDIVKISAKTGENVDKLLETIVKEIPAPTQDFSHNKALIFDSVYDEYRGILSYVRVFNGTFKKGDKIRFLGSKVSTDILEVGHFRIKQEKADELKSGEIGYIISGERDLRSVRVGDTIVLESERNSEPLPGYKVIKPMVFAGVYSQGGDEFEELREAVEKLKLNDASVEIEKESSPVFGFGFRCGFLGLLHLDIFLQRLKREYDLDLVVTIPSVAYKAYLKKEILAKYKGDLYKDDLGDYTIITKPAEYDPQIVDIIEEPIVNMDIVVPSEYMGSVMKLADERRGLYQNTEFLNKDLVVLKYKIPLTPILVDFYDKLKSVSRGYASLNYEFSDYQIVDLIKLDIYIAEQLIEPLSSLVYKDEAYSIGKSIVGRLKNTIHKQQFVVKIQASIGAKIIASERLSALRKDVTSKLYGGDVSRKKKLLQKQKKGKKRMQSFGKVELPQDVYLSVLKRD; encoded by the coding sequence ATGAATAATTTAAGAAATTTTTGTATTATAGCTCATATTGACCATGGCAAATCTACACTTGCTGATCGTTTTATTGAACTCACTCATACTGTTTCAGATAGAGAAATGAAAGATCAACTTTTGGATTCTATGGATTTAGAAAGAGAAAGAGGAATAACTATAAAACTTCAGCCAATTAGAATGAAGTATAAAGATTATATTTTGAATTTAATTGATACTCCTGGGCATATGGATTTTGGTTATGAAGTATCTCGTTCTATTGCTTGTGTAGAAGGAGCTATTTTGGTAGTTGATGCAACTCAAGGAATCCAAGCTCAAACTTTGGTAAATCTTCGTTTTGCTCAAGATCAAAATTTAAAAATTATTCCGGTTATAAACAAAATAGATCTTCCTACTGCTGATATAGAAAGAGCAGAAGAAGAAATAATGAATTTAATAGTTTGCGAAAGAGAAGATATAGTAAAAATTTCAGCAAAAACAGGGGAAAATGTAGATAAGCTTTTAGAGACAATAGTGAAAGAAATTCCTGCGCCAACACAAGACTTTAGTCACAATAAAGCTCTTATATTTGATTCTGTATATGATGAATATAGAGGAATTTTGAGTTATGTTAGGGTTTTTAATGGCACATTTAAAAAAGGAGACAAAATCAGATTTTTGGGCTCAAAAGTATCTACAGATATTTTGGAAGTTGGACATTTTAGAATAAAACAAGAAAAAGCAGATGAATTAAAAAGTGGCGAAATTGGATATATTATTAGCGGTGAGAGAGATTTAAGAAGTGTAAGAGTTGGAGATACTATTGTTTTAGAGAGTGAAAGAAATTCAGAGCCACTACCAGGATACAAAGTTATAAAACCAATGGTTTTTGCAGGAGTGTATTCTCAGGGTGGAGATGAATTTGAAGAGTTAAGAGAAGCAGTAGAAAAATTAAAATTAAATGATGCTTCTGTAGAAATAGAAAAAGAATCCTCCCCAGTTTTTGGTTTTGGTTTTAGGTGTGGATTTTTAGGATTGCTACATTTGGATATATTCCTTCAAAGATTAAAAAGAGAATATGATTTGGATTTGGTAGTTACAATTCCATCCGTTGCATACAAGGCTTACTTAAAAAAGGAAATATTAGCAAAATACAAAGGTGATTTGTATAAAGATGATTTAGGGGATTATACAATTATTACAAAGCCAGCAGAATATGATCCACAAATTGTAGATATTATAGAAGAACCAATAGTGAATATGGATATAGTAGTTCCATCTGAATACATGGGTTCTGTGATGAAGTTGGCTGATGAAAGAAGAGGATTGTATCAAAATACAGAATTTTTGAACAAAGATTTAGTAGTTTTGAAATATAAAATTCCACTTACTCCAATACTCGTAGATTTTTATGATAAGCTAAAAAGTGTGAGTCGTGGTTATGCATCGCTAAATTATGAATTTAGTGACTATCAAATAGTAGACCTTATAAAACTTGATATTTATATCGCAGAGCAACTCATAGAACCATTATCAAGTTTGGTTTACAAAGATGAGGCATATAGTATAGGCAAATCAATAGTAGGTAGATTGAAAAATACTATACACAAACAACAATTTGTAGTAAAAATACAAGCATCTATTGGAGCAAAAATAATAGCTTCTGAAAGACTTAGTGCGCTTCGAAAAGATGTAACTTCCAAATTGTATGGAGGAGATGTAAGTAGAAAGAAGAAATTATTACAAAAACAGAAAAAAGGTAAAAAAAGAATGCAGTCTTTTGGAAAAGTAGAACTGCCTCAAGATGTTTACCTCTCTGTATTAAAAAGGGATTAA
- the ftsE gene encoding cell division ATP-binding protein FtsE yields the protein MIKVTNLSKFYQPNVWALNKISLQINPGEFVSVVGQSGTGKSTLAKILFAEELPTEGQVEIGGWDITGIRQNEIPYLRRQIGFVFQDFKLLKKKNIYENISFAMETCGEKKDKIEKIVPQIVKIVGLHDKKDRYPHQLSGGEQQRAAIARALVHQPKLLIADEPTGNLDSINSREIIDLLLRINKLNTTIILVTHNRDIVNSLGKRVITLDSGRVISDQKVGRYIL from the coding sequence ATGATAAAAGTAACGAATCTTTCAAAATTTTATCAGCCAAATGTTTGGGCTTTAAATAAAATATCTCTACAAATAAATCCAGGGGAATTTGTTTCTGTTGTAGGTCAAAGTGGTACAGGAAAATCAACTCTTGCAAAAATTTTGTTTGCAGAAGAATTACCAACAGAAGGACAAGTAGAAATAGGTGGTTGGGATATTACAGGTATAAGACAAAATGAAATTCCATATTTGAGAAGACAAATAGGTTTTGTGTTTCAAGATTTTAAACTTCTTAAGAAAAAAAATATTTATGAAAATATATCTTTTGCAATGGAAACTTGTGGTGAAAAAAAAGATAAAATAGAAAAAATAGTTCCACAAATTGTAAAAATTGTTGGTCTTCATGACAAAAAAGATAGATATCCACATCAATTATCTGGAGGAGAACAACAAAGAGCAGCAATAGCACGTGCTCTTGTACATCAACCAAAATTATTAATTGCAGATGAGCCTACTGGTAATTTGGATTCTATAAATTCAAGAGAAATAATAGATTTATTACTTAGAATAAATAAATTAAATACAACTATAATTTTAGTTACACACAATAGAGATATAGTAAATAGCTTAGGAAAACGAGTTATTACATTGGACTCAGGTAGGGTTATAAGTGATCAAAAAGTTGGTAGATATATATTGTAA
- a CDS encoding peptidylprolyl isomerase, with protein sequence MKKTHKKYILYFFVLLIFVSLLGMFDFYFFGNKIFLGKFTSKFISYPVMLVNGDFVNYKEYKKFVNDFDTYFPNLEKNDIIISKMIIQDKILEEQIKNLKIIIRDKDFRIFANDFYEINNIASKEMNYLKDNYNWDKNLFEYYVIRPLYLENLIAGVIKSDEFNIENKIKIESVYEDISKNPNKFEEYATIYKDDTLFNEIGWMTYKDLPSNLSGKVDKLEVGNFTTVLKSISGYHIYKLKGKIKAEDSEEYYYKFTQIFLPIKSISSYLDDTLKKSKIHYFLKFDNK encoded by the coding sequence ATGAAGAAAACACATAAAAAATATATTTTGTATTTTTTTGTATTATTAATATTTGTATCTTTACTTGGAATGTTTGATTTTTATTTTTTTGGAAATAAAATTTTTTTAGGAAAGTTTACTTCAAAATTTATTTCTTACCCAGTAATGCTTGTAAATGGAGATTTTGTAAATTATAAAGAATACAAAAAATTTGTAAATGATTTTGATACATATTTTCCTAATTTAGAAAAAAATGACATTATAATTTCAAAAATGATAATACAAGACAAAATTTTGGAAGAACAAATAAAAAATTTGAAGATAATTATAAGAGATAAAGACTTTAGAATTTTTGCAAATGATTTTTATGAAATAAATAATATTGCTTCAAAAGAAATGAATTATTTAAAAGATAATTATAATTGGGACAAAAATTTATTTGAATATTATGTTATAAGACCATTGTACTTGGAGAATTTAATAGCAGGTGTAATAAAAAGTGATGAATTTAATATAGAAAATAAAATAAAAATAGAATCTGTTTATGAAGATATTTCAAAAAATCCGAATAAATTTGAAGAATATGCTACAATATATAAAGATGATACATTGTTCAATGAAATAGGTTGGATGACATATAAGGACTTGCCATCTAATTTGAGTGGTAAAGTTGATAAATTAGAAGTAGGAAATTTCACTACTGTTTTAAAAAGTATTTCTGGTTATCATATTTATAAATTAAAAGGTAAAATAAAGGCAGAGGACAGTGAAGAATATTATTATAAGTTTACTCAAATTTTTCTTCCTATAAAAAGTATAAGCTCTTATTTAGATGATACTTTAAAGAAAAGCAAGATACATTATTTTTTGAAATTTGATAATAAATAA
- a CDS encoding SPFH domain-containing protein gives MKFSTLKAIYLIIALFLAFIELVVLKYTLPIFFNLIGGMQYIWIGYIVLMFCGVLGIVLFYVKNSIYIGTNVAIVIQGFVNGFFTGSNKPERLGRVIFNWPRFIYRSRTTIPLSIQVIPLKRIENNQEIDIAVTSKDGMLVKVVGSFEFQITEIMLFYDKIWELGMNWDKSLVKAGNLLSRILETYIENVVSNNYDLEDMDPNKKKISEESLEKMRSEKLPKNEFAEYGVRLVRLHITDFDGDDIIAFRKNEAAIQEQENKLALSDEEKKTQLGILANKQEVLAKENEVIDTERKVAEAKAEMEKAIKLIQAHGLADAMKIDLAAKKEFQEIFKYVNGLEALVEAVKADSSRNPQLTSRVGGINELEGIVSFWKAFQQAINQ, from the coding sequence ATGAAATTCAGCACTCTAAAGGCGATTTATTTGATAATTGCCTTATTCCTAGCTTTTATAGAGCTAGTCGTATTGAAGTACACCCTACCGATTTTTTTTAATCTAATTGGAGGGATGCAATATATATGGATAGGATATATAGTCTTGATGTTTTGTGGTGTATTAGGGATTGTTTTATTTTATGTAAAAAACTCTATTTACATAGGAACAAACGTGGCTATCGTAATCCAAGGTTTTGTAAATGGATTTTTTACTGGATCTAACAAACCTGAAAGGCTTGGCAGAGTAATTTTTAACTGGCCAAGATTTATATACAGATCAAGGACTACAATACCCCTATCAATACAAGTAATTCCTTTAAAAAGGATTGAGAACAATCAAGAAATTGATATAGCAGTGACATCGAAAGATGGAATGCTTGTAAAAGTAGTTGGTTCTTTCGAATTCCAGATAACGGAAATAATGTTGTTCTACGACAAGATCTGGGAACTTGGGATGAATTGGGATAAGAGTTTAGTAAAGGCCGGAAATTTACTCTCACGAATATTAGAGACATATATAGAAAATGTAGTAAGTAATAATTATGACTTGGAAGATATGGATCCTAATAAGAAAAAAATTAGCGAAGAGTCTTTGGAAAAAATGCGTTCAGAGAAACTTCCCAAAAATGAGTTTGCAGAGTATGGTGTTAGACTTGTGAGGCTTCACATCACCGATTTTGATGGCGATGACATAATTGCCTTTCGTAAAAATGAAGCTGCAATACAGGAGCAGGAAAACAAGCTTGCTCTTTCGGATGAAGAGAAAAAAACTCAGCTTGGTATCTTGGCTAACAAGCAGGAAGTCCTCGCTAAAGAAAATGAAGTGATTGATACGGAAAGAAAAGTAGCGGAAGCAAAAGCAGAAATGGAAAAAGCTATCAAGCTTATACAAGCCCATGGATTGGCTGATGCTATGAAGATAGACCTTGCAGCTAAGAAAGAGTTCCAGGAAATATTTAAATACGTTAATGGACTTGAAGCTCTTGTCGAAGCCGTTAAGGCTGATTCTTCCAGAAATCCGCAACTTACGTCAAGGGTCGGTGGTATTAATGAGCTTGAGGGTATAGTGTCTTTTTGGAAAGCATTCCAACAAGCCATAAACCAATAA
- a CDS encoding DUF4012 domain-containing protein encodes MKSTDKAKKKSSLKENGKIVQPVKDKKSKSVKKVKYAKKNSNFSVRSNTKKVFKDELLLDTDVKVIEPNDDLRNEEILDEPFINFYSDFDNFDNSLDDILSNAEISENTTMNFDVDDSIVSIKFPSKIDKHNKYEKFEELEKMINQDVVLSEDLLLSNNYNLKIKEGDIELNKSKEFRKKSKYIVNLQSKRININVTKENIVPVETVRFDVPRKRTISNISSWYFREFLNISSKSKIFKLFYVFGEGTVNFFAYCIKFFNFTIGLFVKLIFVILIKINNLGKSFINIFNFKDEKKIEKEVKVNSFEKIRDFVDNFDPMLLFKRKGLRNYARVSVFVAVSILCILSIRMLSFINSLDKVKGRVMGISEQAYSSFGDGLNSIMNSNFDEAKNNFSKANIKFSEAQNEVSNYNSILIEIAKFIPSEGKKLDSGIKLLNAGKLFSEAAEKISSQLYKSEDLSITEKIRLISINISDTKLKLKEAGNNISSVDESVLPEQYRAQFISIKAKLPLLIDNLDKIESLLNVSLDILGSDYTKRYLLLFQNDTEIRATGGFIGSIAIVDIKEGKIVNLEVPVGGPYDYKAGFFENIVSPEPLWLINPNFNFWDMNWWPNFPTSASMITKYFEKSGGSTVDGVIALNSSVMKTFLDITGPIQLENRNMEINSSNFYNEVQQTVEITDKGDKPKAIIGELMGKILDKVLNDKSLDYVKLLTLFKDSIDKKEVQMYFSDSSVEANIDSYGWSGSIVDSSKDYLNIVNTNIGGGKTDSSIRQHITHNVNILSNGTIIDTVKIKRVFSETDNIFAQTKNRNYIRIYTPIGSKLIEAYGFEGFPKSEYMQPIYGSYEDEEISKISGRISIDQISGTQIYNEFNKTVFAGWQELNMGDEKEINLRYELPFKINMEKNSSFSLSNLFSKKDETMSLDNYSVYYQKQSGASSQIESNFIFPKSFEVVWSNIEGNNFIKDFDRDMMVGFVFQK; translated from the coding sequence ATGAAAAGTACTGATAAGGCAAAGAAAAAATCTTCTCTAAAAGAAAATGGGAAGATAGTTCAGCCCGTAAAAGATAAAAAATCCAAATCAGTCAAAAAAGTTAAGTATGCTAAGAAAAATAGTAATTTTTCTGTTCGTTCAAATACAAAAAAAGTATTTAAAGATGAATTGTTGTTAGATACTGATGTAAAAGTAATAGAACCAAATGATGATTTAAGAAATGAAGAAATTTTAGATGAACCTTTTATTAATTTTTATTCAGATTTCGATAATTTTGATAATAGTTTGGATGATATATTGAGTAACGCAGAAATTTCAGAAAATACAACTATGAATTTTGATGTTGATGATTCTATAGTTTCTATAAAGTTTCCATCAAAAATAGACAAACATAATAAATATGAAAAATTTGAAGAATTGGAGAAAATGATTAATCAGGATGTAGTTTTGTCTGAGGATTTATTGTTGAGTAATAATTATAATCTCAAAATAAAAGAAGGTGATATAGAGCTAAATAAATCAAAAGAATTTAGAAAAAAATCTAAATATATAGTAAATTTACAATCTAAAAGAATTAACATTAATGTTACAAAAGAAAATATTGTTCCTGTAGAAACTGTAAGATTTGATGTCCCAAGAAAACGGACTATTTCAAATATTTCCTCTTGGTATTTTAGAGAATTTTTAAATATTTCTTCAAAAAGCAAAATATTTAAATTGTTTTATGTATTTGGAGAAGGTACGGTAAATTTTTTTGCATATTGTATTAAATTTTTCAATTTTACCATAGGATTGTTTGTAAAATTAATTTTTGTAATTTTGATAAAAATAAATAATCTAGGTAAATCATTTATAAATATATTTAATTTTAAAGATGAAAAAAAGATTGAAAAAGAAGTAAAAGTTAATTCATTTGAAAAAATAAGAGATTTTGTAGATAATTTTGATCCAATGCTTTTATTTAAAAGAAAGGGTCTTAGAAACTATGCAAGGGTTTCTGTTTTTGTGGCTGTAAGTATTTTGTGTATCTTATCTATTAGAATGTTGTCTTTTATAAATAGTTTAGATAAAGTGAAAGGAAGAGTAATGGGAATATCAGAACAGGCTTATTCTAGTTTTGGTGATGGATTGAATTCTATAATGAATTCAAATTTTGATGAAGCAAAAAATAATTTTTCAAAAGCAAATATAAAATTTAGTGAAGCACAAAATGAAGTATCGAATTATAATAGTATTCTTATAGAAATTGCGAAATTTATTCCAAGTGAAGGAAAAAAATTAGATAGCGGAATAAAACTTTTAAACGCTGGAAAATTATTTTCAGAAGCAGCTGAAAAAATTAGTTCCCAACTTTATAAAAGTGAAGATTTAAGTATAACAGAAAAAATAAGATTGATTTCTATAAATATTAGTGATACAAAATTAAAATTAAAAGAAGCGGGAAATAATATATCTTCTGTCGATGAAAGTGTATTGCCAGAACAATACAGGGCACAATTTATCTCTATAAAAGCAAAGCTTCCACTACTTATTGATAATTTAGACAAAATAGAATCATTACTAAATGTAAGTTTGGATATTTTGGGAAGTGATTATACGAAGAGATATTTGTTGTTATTTCAAAATGACACAGAAATTCGTGCAACAGGAGGCTTTATTGGATCTATTGCAATAGTTGATATAAAAGAAGGGAAAATAGTAAATTTAGAAGTACCTGTCGGAGGACCATATGATTATAAGGCTGGATTTTTTGAAAATATAGTTTCACCAGAACCTTTATGGCTTATAAATCCAAATTTTAATTTTTGGGATATGAATTGGTGGCCAAATTTTCCTACTTCGGCAAGTATGATAACAAAATATTTTGAAAAATCAGGTGGTTCTACTGTAGATGGTGTAATAGCTCTAAATAGCTCTGTAATGAAAACATTTTTGGATATTACTGGTCCTATACAACTAGAAAATAGAAATATGGAAATAAATTCTTCTAATTTTTATAATGAAGTACAGCAAACAGTAGAAATTACGGATAAAGGCGATAAGCCAAAAGCTATAATAGGTGAATTGATGGGAAAAATTTTGGACAAAGTTCTGAATGATAAAAGTTTGGATTATGTAAAATTACTTACATTATTCAAGGATTCTATAGACAAAAAAGAAGTGCAAATGTATTTTTCAGATAGTTCCGTAGAAGCAAATATAGATAGTTATGGTTGGTCTGGATCAATTGTTGACTCAAGTAAAGATTATTTGAATATTGTAAATACGAACATTGGTGGTGGAAAAACAGACTCAAGTATAAGACAACATATTACTCATAATGTAAATATTTTATCAAATGGTACTATTATAGATACTGTAAAAATAAAAAGAGTTTTTTCCGAAACGGATAACATTTTTGCTCAAACAAAGAATAGAAACTATATAAGAATTTATACTCCTATTGGTAGTAAACTTATAGAAGCATATGGTTTTGAAGGATTCCCTAAAAGTGAATACATGCAACCTATATATGGATCATATGAAGATGAAGAAATATCAAAAATTTCCGGAAGAATTTCAATTGATCAAATTTCTGGTACACAAATTTATAATGAATTCAATAAAACAGTATTTGCTGGTTGGCAGGAATTGAATATGGGAGATGAAAAAGAAATAAATTTAAGATATGAATTGCCTTTCAAAATAAACATGGAAAAAAATAGTAGTTTTTCATTGTCAAATTTGTTTTCTAAAAAAGATGAAACAATGAGTTTGGATAATTATTCTGTTTATTATCAAAAGCAATCTGGAGCTTCATCTCAGATAGAATCCAATTTTATATTTCCAAAATCGTTTGAAGTCGTGTGGTCAAATATAGAAGGAAATAATTTTATAAAAGATTTTGACAGAGATATGATGGTTGGTTTTGTTTTTCAAAAATAG
- a CDS encoding NUDIX domain-containing protein: MKALKISLDNAKKDKLFYFVANVIVYRESDKKCLILKRDKREKVHPDKYCVCGGKLEWRDLDINNPTRLNGDVLDFENELEKLLKREVLEESGLEIYDDLYYINSVAYIRSNETPVIMIKFVAKYKNGDVILEKDSFTDFAWVDSEEVGHYDCILGIKEEIKKAIEIMNK; the protein is encoded by the coding sequence ATGAAAGCATTAAAAATTAGTTTAGATAATGCAAAAAAAGACAAGCTTTTTTATTTTGTTGCAAATGTAATTGTTTATAGAGAAAGTGACAAAAAATGTTTGATTTTAAAAAGGGATAAAAGAGAAAAAGTTCATCCTGATAAATATTGTGTTTGTGGTGGAAAATTGGAATGGCGTGATTTAGATATAAATAATCCTACAAGATTAAATGGGGATGTGCTTGATTTTGAAAATGAATTAGAAAAATTATTAAAAAGAGAGGTGTTAGAAGAATCAGGCCTAGAGATTTATGACGATTTGTATTATATAAATAGCGTTGCATATATAAGAAGCAACGAGACACCAGTTATTATGATAAAGTTTGTTGCAAAATATAAAAATGGAGATGTGATATTAGAAAAAGATTCATTTACTGATTTTGCTTGGGTAGATAGTGAAGAAGTAGGACATTATGATTGTATACTTGGAATAAAAGAAGAAATAAAAAAAGCAATTGAAATTATGAATAAATAA
- the murJ gene encoding murein biosynthesis integral membrane protein MurJ: protein MLKKLLHRLNTTVMGGAILISVFSILSKILGLIRDRILAHMFGAGEILDSYFASFRIPDLIFNTLILGALASAFVPVFVKLNKKDKDRAIYVSNSVLNIITFLLIFLCLIIILKLNFFVKLLVPGFNDFQFDLTVKLTRIMLFSIIIFGASNVMSSLLNSYKSYFFYSLAPVFYNVGIISGIILSKYYGYDYLAWGVIFGSFLHFIIQLFAVYKKGWKYKCIFDFRDQYVKKIFSLMLPRTFALALNQINQVVITMIASSLATGSISIFYFGFNLQSFVSGIFGVSVAISIFPILSDCADCEDKKEFSEHLSKNIKQVIFFVIPISVLFIILRAQIVRIILGSGAFSWHDTYYTAQVLGYFSISLVFQCLIPIIARAFYALENTKTPVYVGIWSFIINIVLAIYLSTKFGIEGIAIAFSVSSVFNLLVLFIILYKKYKIVKIVRFYDFLFKVLANSIIMGIIVYIVRYAMSLGVNMDKFIGIFLQLLVCGFVGIIVYLILSILFDVQEANLLKKYFKRFEIYLLRKLKKTNSL, encoded by the coding sequence ATGCTAAAAAAATTACTTCACAGGTTAAATACAACAGTAATGGGTGGCGCTATTCTTATAAGCGTTTTTTCAATTTTATCAAAAATTTTGGGACTTATAAGAGATAGAATCTTGGCTCATATGTTTGGAGCAGGAGAAATTCTTGATTCTTATTTTGCATCTTTTAGAATTCCAGATCTTATTTTTAATACCCTTATACTTGGTGCCCTTGCTAGCGCCTTTGTTCCTGTATTTGTAAAATTAAACAAAAAAGACAAAGATAGGGCAATATATGTATCAAATTCAGTTTTGAATATTATCACATTTTTACTTATTTTTTTGTGTTTGATAATAATTTTGAAATTGAATTTTTTTGTAAAATTACTTGTACCAGGATTCAATGATTTTCAATTTGATCTCACTGTAAAACTTACAAGAATAATGCTTTTTAGTATTATTATATTTGGTGCCAGTAATGTGATGAGTAGTTTGCTAAATTCTTATAAGAGTTATTTTTTTTATAGTTTGGCGCCAGTTTTTTATAATGTTGGAATAATTTCTGGAATAATTCTTTCGAAATATTATGGATATGACTATCTTGCATGGGGAGTAATATTTGGATCATTTTTACATTTTATAATACAACTTTTTGCGGTGTATAAAAAAGGATGGAAATATAAATGTATTTTTGATTTTAGAGATCAATATGTAAAAAAAATATTTTCACTTATGTTGCCAAGAACTTTTGCACTCGCATTAAATCAAATAAATCAAGTTGTAATAACTATGATTGCATCTAGCCTTGCAACAGGAAGTATTTCTATTTTTTATTTTGGTTTTAATTTGCAATCTTTTGTTTCTGGAATATTTGGTGTATCAGTTGCAATATCTATATTTCCAATTTTGTCAGACTGTGCAGATTGCGAAGATAAAAAAGAATTTAGCGAACATTTATCAAAAAATATAAAACAGGTTATATTTTTTGTAATTCCTATATCGGTATTGTTTATAATACTAAGAGCTCAAATTGTAAGAATAATTTTAGGATCAGGTGCTTTTAGTTGGCATGATACTTATTATACTGCACAAGTTTTAGGTTATTTTTCAATTTCACTTGTATTTCAGTGTCTTATTCCTATTATAGCTCGTGCTTTTTATGCACTTGAAAATACAAAAACACCAGTATATGTTGGTATTTGGAGTTTTATTATAAATATAGTTTTGGCAATTTATCTGAGTACAAAATTTGGAATAGAGGGAATAGCTATAGCATTTTCTGTGAGTAGTGTTTTTAATTTACTTGTACTTTTTATAATTTTATATAAAAAGTATAAGATTGTTAAAATAGTTCGTTTTTATGATTTCTTATTCAAAGTACTTGCAAATTCTATTATAATGGGTATTATTGTCTATATTGTCCGTTATGCAATGTCACTTGGGGTTAATATGGATAAATTTATAGGAATATTTTTGCAATTGTTGGTATGCGGATTTGTTGGAATAATAGTATATCTAATATTAAGTATTTTGTTTGATGTACAAGAAGCAAATTTATTAAAAAAATATTTTAAAAGATTTGAAATTTATTTACTAAGAAAACTAAAGAAAACAAATTCATTATGA